From a region of the Nothobranchius furzeri strain GRZ-AD chromosome 12, NfurGRZ-RIMD1, whole genome shotgun sequence genome:
- the LOC139061970 gene encoding spectrin alpha chain, non-erythrocytic 1-like isoform X2: MSDLSAYGSSIQALKEQAQSCRDLKANESRLRDINKVASELESEGLMAEEAPMVQAQQQKHLGSAPGKDEADSNTASPWKTVRLGVQTTANFNSIKVRGSSSLPV; this comes from the exons atgtcggacctgtcggcttacggcagcagcatccaggccctgaaggagcaggcccagtcctgcagg gacctgaaggccaacgagtcccgtctgagggacatcaacaaggtggcatctgaactggagtcagaaggtctgatggctgaggaggctcctatggttcaggctcag caacaaaaacatctgggttctgctcctggaaag gatgaagccgactctaacacggcgtcaccctggaag accgtacggttgggcgttcagacgacggctaactttaattccatcaaggtaagaggaagctcttcccttcctgtctga
- the LOC139061970 gene encoding uncharacterized protein isoform X1 translates to MSDLSAYGSSIQALKEQAQSCRDLKANESRLRDINKVASELESEGLMAEEAPMVQAQQQKHLGSAPGKVHVVLRLHQNQTWCFCYHSFVCLFVYRMKPTLTRRHPGRPYGWAFRRRLTLIPSR, encoded by the exons atgtcggacctgtcggcttacggcagcagcatccaggccctgaaggagcaggcccagtcctgcagg gacctgaaggccaacgagtcccgtctgagggacatcaacaaggtggcatctgaactggagtcagaaggtctgatggctgaggaggctcctatggttcaggctcag caacaaaaacatctgggttctgctcctggaaaggtgcatgttgtcctccgcctccaccagaaccagacgtggtgtttttgttaccactcatttgtttgtttgtttgtttacaggatgaagccgactctaacacggcgtcaccctggaag accgtacggttgggcgttcagacgacggctaactttaattccatcaaggtaa